A stretch of the Sphingobacterium thalpophilum genome encodes the following:
- the dcd gene encoding dCTP deaminase, translating into MILSDKRILEEIENGSIVIQPFDRKCLGTNSYDVHLGKYLATYADRVLDAKKHNEIRHFEIPEEGFVLEPNTLYLGVTLEYTETHKHVPFLEGKSSTGRLGIDIHATAGKGDVGFCNTWTLEISVAQPVRVYAGMPIGQLIYFAVEGEIETFYNTKGNAKYTGKTVRPVESMMWKNNF; encoded by the coding sequence ATGATTTTATCGGACAAAAGAATTCTTGAAGAGATCGAAAATGGGAGTATTGTTATTCAGCCATTTGATCGTAAGTGCTTAGGGACCAATTCCTACGATGTACACTTGGGTAAATATTTAGCAACGTATGCGGATCGTGTACTTGATGCAAAGAAGCATAATGAAATCCGCCATTTCGAAATTCCGGAAGAGGGCTTTGTGTTGGAACCCAATACGCTATATTTAGGGGTAACGCTCGAATATACAGAGACACATAAGCATGTACCCTTTTTGGAGGGCAAGTCCAGTACCGGCCGCCTTGGGATTGATATTCATGCGACGGCAGGCAAAGGAGATGTTGGTTTCTGTAATACTTGGACGCTGGAGATCTCGGTGGCACAGCCGGTCAGGGTTTATGCCGGTATGCCAATTGGTCAGCTGATTTATTTTGCTGTAGAAGGCGAAATAGAGACTTTTTACAATACAAAAGGAAACGCCAAATATACCGGCAAGACCGTTCGCCCTGTGGAGTCCATGATGTGGAAGAATAATTTTTGA
- a CDS encoding MBL fold metallo-hydrolase, with protein sequence MRTVGWLILGMLLIVLVSGLLYYFVHPMFGGSPTGARLERMRRSPHFKNGIFHNLEITPALKEDVNMASLLWHFLFNKKPGLKPQGIVPAVKCDLKNLPSRDLVVWFGHSSYLMKIDGKLLLIDPVFSDNASPVPGSNRAFKLAVDYTAADFPKIDYLLISHDHYDHLDYETVIKLRDKVERVICGLGVGAHFEAWGYSPEQIIEGDWYDQVDLDADVRLTFTPARHFSGRRFTRNSTLWTSFVLRTPRYNLFLGGDSGYGKHFKTIGDKFGPFDLAILENGQYNDAWHYIHSLPEEWALETKDLQAKATMPVHSSKFALALHGWKEPMEKFYEVAEKEHSRLITPKIGELVDLSRLDTLYAPWWRDVD encoded by the coding sequence ATGAGAACTGTTGGATGGCTGATTTTAGGAATGCTACTGATCGTTCTGGTCAGTGGGCTCCTTTATTATTTTGTTCATCCGATGTTTGGCGGAAGTCCTACAGGTGCCCGGCTCGAACGGATGCGACGCTCACCACACTTTAAAAATGGGATCTTCCATAATCTGGAAATCACTCCAGCATTGAAGGAGGATGTGAATATGGCTTCTCTACTGTGGCATTTTCTATTTAATAAGAAACCCGGACTGAAGCCACAGGGGATAGTGCCAGCCGTAAAATGTGACCTTAAGAATCTGCCGTCTCGGGATCTTGTCGTGTGGTTTGGGCACTCATCTTATTTAATGAAGATTGACGGAAAACTTTTGTTGATCGATCCCGTATTCAGCGACAATGCGTCTCCTGTTCCCGGAAGTAACCGGGCCTTTAAATTGGCTGTGGATTATACCGCAGCTGATTTTCCGAAGATAGATTATCTATTGATATCTCATGACCATTACGACCATCTTGACTATGAAACAGTAATCAAACTGCGTGACAAGGTGGAACGGGTGATCTGCGGATTGGGTGTAGGAGCACATTTCGAAGCGTGGGGCTACAGTCCTGAACAGATTATTGAAGGGGACTGGTATGATCAGGTGGATCTTGACGCTGATGTTCGGCTGACCTTTACACCTGCGAGACATTTTTCGGGACGTAGATTTACTCGCAACAGTACATTGTGGACATCTTTTGTGCTACGTACTCCGCGATACAACCTGTTCCTTGGTGGAGATAGTGGCTATGGCAAGCATTTTAAGACGATCGGAGATAAGTTTGGACCTTTTGACCTGGCCATTCTGGAGAACGGTCAATATAACGATGCTTGGCATTATATTCATTCGTTGCCTGAGGAATGGGCCTTGGAAACAAAAGACCTGCAGGCAAAAGCCACAATGCCCGTGCACTCCTCGAAATTTGCGTTGGCCTTGCATGGATGGAAAGAACCCATGGAGAAGTTCTATGAAGTGGCAGAAAAGGAGCATAGCAGACTAATCACGCCCAAAATTGGGGAGCTTGTGGATTTAAGCCGATTAGATACCCTCTATGCCCCATGGTGGCGGGATGTCGACTAA
- a CDS encoding glycosyltransferase — MKEKKVLFIGLVWPEPASSAAGFRMMQMIDTFRAQSYQITFASAAAKSPYSAILTDLGVSEQPIVLNSDSFDRFIATLQPDIVVFDRFMVEEQYGWRVAQQCPGALRVLDTEDLHFLRQARHSCVKKKGDFSFDELFTDTAKREIAAILRSDLSLIISESEMKILTEVFHISPNILYYLPFLEEEITSTKVHSWRPFAARKHLLFIGNFIHEPNWHTVQYLKTQIWPRLRNMLPQAELHIYGAYATQKVLQLDNPKENFHVKGRTECAQLTMANYRVLIAPIQFGAGVKGKFIDAMQTGTPSVTTSVGAEAMSGSLPWNGFIEDDPEAFCQKTVELYTDPLIWEKAQNNGIQIINERYEKKKYQADFMTNLSLLKVQLEKHRQQNFISQILLHHTLQSTKYMSLWIQEKNKQDN, encoded by the coding sequence ATGAAAGAGAAAAAGGTCTTGTTCATCGGGTTGGTATGGCCAGAGCCTGCATCATCTGCAGCAGGTTTCCGCATGATGCAGATGATTGATACATTCAGGGCACAATCCTACCAGATTACCTTCGCTTCGGCCGCAGCGAAATCTCCCTATAGTGCCATCTTAACAGACTTGGGCGTTAGCGAGCAGCCTATTGTATTGAACAGCGACAGCTTCGACCGCTTTATTGCAACCCTGCAGCCCGATATCGTGGTGTTCGACCGCTTTATGGTTGAAGAACAATACGGCTGGCGCGTGGCCCAGCAATGTCCCGGGGCACTCCGTGTCCTTGATACCGAGGATCTGCATTTTCTACGCCAGGCCCGGCATAGCTGTGTCAAAAAGAAAGGTGATTTTTCATTCGATGAGTTATTTACGGATACGGCAAAACGGGAAATTGCTGCTATCCTGCGGTCCGACTTATCGTTGATTATCTCTGAATCGGAGATGAAGATACTCACGGAAGTATTTCATATATCGCCGAATATTCTCTATTATCTCCCCTTTCTCGAAGAAGAAATTACAAGCACTAAGGTACATTCCTGGCGGCCTTTTGCCGCTCGGAAACACCTGCTGTTTATAGGCAATTTTATACATGAGCCCAACTGGCATACCGTCCAGTATCTAAAAACGCAGATTTGGCCACGCCTACGCAACATGCTGCCACAGGCTGAGCTCCACATTTACGGTGCTTACGCAACACAAAAAGTCCTGCAACTAGACAATCCAAAGGAAAATTTTCACGTCAAAGGCCGGACAGAATGTGCACAGCTCACAATGGCCAACTACAGGGTGTTGATTGCGCCAATCCAGTTTGGGGCAGGCGTAAAAGGTAAATTCATTGATGCAATGCAGACCGGAACACCCTCTGTGACCACCTCTGTTGGCGCCGAAGCCATGAGCGGATCACTTCCCTGGAACGGCTTTATCGAAGACGATCCCGAGGCCTTCTGTCAAAAGACAGTAGAACTATATACTGATCCACTTATTTGGGAAAAGGCGCAAAACAACGGGATACAAATCATCAATGAGCGATATGAAAAGAAAAAATATCAAGCTGATTTCATGACCAACTTATCTCTATTGAAAGTTCAATTAGAAAAACATAGACAGCAAAATTTCATTAGCCAGATACTGTTGCACCATACCTTGCAGAGTACCAAGTATATGTCCTTATGGATTCAGGAGAAAAATAAACAGGACAATTAG
- a CDS encoding phosphatidylglycerol lysyltransferase domain-containing protein encodes MGRNFVQRIRHFSPKTYWKELIAVLVILLAIVFLRNERKELSAIVPQLRSADLTWVLVGMGITILYVLLQGVMYVQSFKAIGLPINLRIAIDLFLKRNLLSVFLPAGGISALAYTTTQLRKQSLNTTQIHQAGALYGYIGLLTVFIIGVPVILYTVWNNKNFGDAWISLLILGLLLGFVFWLVWSFRTHKGIYQWMESKFPAVASNIDEIFSGEIKLKYLLTTMVASMVVECCGIAHAFVSMYALGLDHSFEAAAIAYTVSVILMIVSPFLRGLGAVELTMLYIFKAYGYPQTAALGITVLYRVFEFWLPLLLGIIAFSWRSKELLARIGPALLIFFLGMVNVISVLTPPLADRMKLDRFYLPLEAIHASKFMVLVLGVGLLLTAAYLIKGFRIAFWVALIFSALSFFGHVLKALDYEEASIALLTMVLLGINYKQYRIKSNISWVRIGFVTFAVALAGVCLFDVLSFYFIDKQHFGVDFTWRQSIYHTARSFLLFADDDLMPQTSFGQEFLRITKILGIFCWFILIYALARPRLLRNQVSGTTEQERAQALLQEFGRSPMDFFKLSKDKSLFFSEVSEGFTAYRLANEFAIVLDEPVCEEGDKEELVQEFDRYCYANGLKAVYYRVDENSLVHFSSLRKKKITIGQEAILELGAFSLEGKDRKSLRNGLNAIQKKGYTASLLQAPHTSSLLEQLRKVSDEWLKEFNKKEMVFSQGMFNTEELASQDILVLRDEQGQIVAFLNIIPDYVKNECTYDMIRKSCKAPGGSMDALIVELIRHAKAAGYRYLNLGMVPMAGLNTTDSPAEKIMKFASDRLGNFRHFHSLRDFKEKYATYWENKYLIFDNDFDLIQLPAALTKVMKPID; translated from the coding sequence ATGGGTAGGAACTTCGTTCAACGCATTCGGCATTTTTCTCCAAAGACCTATTGGAAAGAGCTCATCGCTGTATTGGTCATTTTGTTGGCCATTGTCTTTCTTCGCAATGAACGGAAAGAACTGTCCGCGATCGTTCCGCAGCTGCGATCGGCAGATTTAACCTGGGTTCTGGTCGGCATGGGCATAACCATTTTATATGTTTTGTTGCAGGGGGTTATGTATGTGCAAAGCTTTAAAGCGATAGGCCTGCCCATTAATCTCCGTATTGCTATTGATCTGTTCTTAAAAAGGAATTTGCTCAGTGTATTTCTTCCGGCTGGAGGTATCAGTGCACTGGCTTATACCACGACACAACTAAGAAAGCAGAGCCTAAATACGACGCAGATCCACCAGGCGGGGGCATTATACGGCTACATCGGTCTGCTGACTGTTTTTATCATTGGGGTGCCGGTCATTCTATACACTGTCTGGAACAATAAGAATTTTGGGGATGCATGGATATCATTGCTGATTTTGGGACTGTTATTGGGCTTCGTCTTTTGGCTGGTATGGTCTTTTCGGACACATAAGGGCATTTATCAATGGATGGAATCTAAATTTCCGGCGGTGGCCTCCAACATCGACGAGATCTTTTCTGGTGAAATCAAATTGAAATACTTATTGACAACGATGGTCGCTTCGATGGTTGTCGAGTGCTGCGGCATAGCACATGCATTCGTCAGTATGTATGCCCTGGGACTGGATCATTCTTTTGAGGCTGCTGCGATTGCTTACACCGTTTCGGTCATATTGATGATCGTATCACCATTTTTGCGGGGGCTCGGAGCGGTAGAACTTACAATGCTGTATATTTTTAAGGCGTATGGTTATCCACAGACCGCGGCTTTAGGGATTACTGTGCTGTATCGGGTATTCGAATTCTGGCTACCTTTATTGCTAGGAATCATTGCGTTTTCCTGGAGAAGTAAAGAACTGCTGGCGCGTATTGGACCTGCATTGCTGATATTCTTCTTGGGAATGGTCAATGTGATATCGGTGCTCACACCGCCATTGGCTGACCGCATGAAACTGGACCGGTTTTATCTGCCCCTGGAGGCTATACACGCATCCAAATTTATGGTGCTCGTATTGGGCGTGGGCCTGCTGCTTACCGCCGCCTACCTCATTAAAGGTTTTCGCATTGCTTTCTGGGTAGCTTTAATCTTTAGTGCCCTTTCGTTTTTCGGGCATGTGCTTAAAGCATTGGATTATGAAGAGGCCTCAATAGCTCTACTAACGATGGTCTTGCTGGGGATCAATTATAAGCAATATCGCATCAAGAGTAATATCAGTTGGGTACGCATAGGATTTGTAACGTTTGCTGTCGCGCTGGCCGGTGTGTGCTTATTCGACGTACTCAGTTTTTATTTTATCGATAAACAACACTTCGGAGTGGATTTTACCTGGCGTCAGTCGATCTACCATACCGCGAGAAGCTTTCTATTATTTGCGGATGATGATTTAATGCCGCAGACTAGCTTCGGCCAGGAATTCTTGCGTATCACCAAAATATTAGGGATTTTTTGTTGGTTCATCCTGATTTACGCCTTGGCTCGTCCGCGGCTATTGCGCAACCAAGTGTCGGGTACCACGGAGCAGGAGCGTGCACAGGCGCTGCTGCAGGAGTTCGGCCGGTCGCCAATGGATTTTTTTAAGCTGTCGAAAGATAAAAGTCTTTTTTTCTCCGAGGTCTCTGAGGGTTTTACAGCGTACAGATTGGCCAATGAGTTCGCGATCGTACTGGACGAACCGGTGTGTGAGGAAGGGGATAAAGAGGAGCTCGTGCAGGAGTTTGATCGTTATTGCTATGCGAATGGGCTAAAGGCTGTCTATTATCGGGTCGATGAAAATAGTCTTGTGCATTTTTCGTCCCTGCGAAAAAAGAAAATTACGATTGGGCAGGAGGCGATTCTGGAGCTGGGTGCCTTTTCGCTGGAGGGCAAAGATCGTAAGTCGCTGCGTAATGGCCTCAATGCCATACAGAAAAAAGGTTATACAGCGAGCTTACTTCAGGCACCGCATACCTCATCGCTTTTGGAGCAGCTAAGGAAGGTTTCCGACGAATGGCTAAAGGAATTCAATAAAAAAGAGATGGTATTTTCTCAGGGTATGTTTAACACCGAGGAGCTCGCTTCGCAGGATATCCTCGTCCTGCGTGACGAACAAGGACAAATCGTAGCCTTTCTGAATATTATTCCAGATTATGTTAAAAATGAATGTACCTACGATATGATTCGCAAATCGTGTAAAGCTCCGGGCGGTAGTATGGATGCCCTGATCGTTGAGCTCATACGACACGCCAAGGCCGCGGGTTATCGTTACCTAAATCTGGGGATGGTGCCGATGGCCGGTTTGAACACAACGGATAGTCCTGCGGAAAAAATCATGAAATTTGCTTCTGACCGATTGGGAAATTTCAGACATTTCCACAGCTTACGCGACTTTAAGGAGAAATATGCGACGTACTGGGAGAATAAATATCTTATTTTTGATAACGACTTCGACTTGATACAGCTTCCCGCGGCTTTGACCAAAGTCATGAAACCCATTGATTAG